The following coding sequences are from one Nicotiana tabacum cultivar K326 chromosome 1, ASM71507v2, whole genome shotgun sequence window:
- the LOC142179605 gene encoding uncharacterized protein LOC142179605, translated as MEMEKRLYVPADDIEVQDIESGESLRVRGACRKKENDTSQKRSSAEKLQRDDWIERKRNTLMIVASLIATMAFQAGLNPPSGVWQEDLQGYEANHTAGSSVMADKFPNGYRRYLIANTIGFMASLSVIILLISGLPLRKKGLMWILMFIMWIAVSATAYTYGISISVFTPESQEEPLANVVGISVFIWIGLMALLFLIHTIRLMAKAVRKLRQSAVNKS; from the exons ATGGAAATGGAGAAGAGACTCTATGTACCTGCAGACGACATTGAAGTTCAAGACATTGAAAGTGGAGAATCCCTTCGAGTTAGGGGGGCATGTCGAAAGAAAGAAAATGATACTTCCCAGAAAAGGAGTAGTGCAGAGAAATTACAAAGAGATGATTGGATAGAAAGGAAGAGGAATACATTAATGATTGTGGCTTCGCTAATTGCAACCATGGCTTTTCAAGCTGGTCTCAACCCTCCTAGTGGTGTTTGGCAAGAAGATTTACAAG GTTATGAAGCAAACCATACAGCAGGTTCATCAGTGATGGCAGACAAATTCCCAAATGGTTATAGACGATATCTAATCGCAAACACAATTGGGTTTATGGCATCATTGAGCGTCATAATACTGTTGATAAGTGGCTTACCTTTAAGGAAAAAAGGATTAATGTGGATATTGATGTTTATCATGTGGATAGCCGTTTCTGCAACCGCATACACTTATGGTATATCTATCTCTGTCTTTACACCAGAAAGCCAAGAGGAACCACTCGCCAATGTGGTAGGAATCTCAGTTTTCATATGGATAGGACTCATGGCCCTCCTCTTCCTTATCCATACAATCCGCTTGATGGCCAAGGCTGTTCGAAAGCTGAGACAATCTGCTGTCAACAAAAGTTAA